The Colletotrichum destructivum chromosome 7, complete sequence genome contains the following window.
CTCCCTTCCCCACTCTTTTCCCAGTTGCACGCAAACACAGAAAGCAGCTCACAACATCAGCACAATTGCATGTTGTGTCTTCCTCCCCTTTACCTCACGCTCGGCCACCAGACGAAGGCATCACCACCCTTCATCGCATCCAGCTACAGCCCAATCGACAAGCCTGACTTGTTTTACCTAGCTATTTCTCCTGCAACTCACCGCACATCTCTAACTCGCCCCAGTTGGATCCTCACCACTGCAGATTCTTGATTCGTCTTCACCTCCAGCCTCACTTTTGCGTTGCCAATCACACTGGCCATCGAGTAATGCTAGCGCACCTCTTTGCCAACTTCCACACCGGCGATGCATTCTTCTGAAACCAAGGATGCAGACCCTGTACTGCTTCACGAAACCAGTAGTTCACCGCCCAAGGACCCTTCTGCCCCCTCGCTGGATCTCGTTGCTACTACCGAGAtagccgccgacgaccctGTCAATCTCCCAAGACCGACCAACTTCTTTCGTCAAGTCCAATGGACTGCTGACGGCACAACCCTCGTCGCTTCTACCTCGGACAACTGCCTGTCGGCATACGTCTTGCCAGCAGACCTCCTCAGCCCAaccggccggccccggcTCTTGACGCCCCATGGTCAGCTGCAGCTCCCGGAACCCTTCTACTCGGCCGCTCTGTCGCCCTATTTTTCACTGTCCGAGCCGCAGACTCAACTCGCTCTGCTCGCCTGCAAAGACCATCCCCTCCAGCTGTATCACGTCTTCCCAGAGTCCCGGTCTTCGCCCCCGCTGTGCTCTTACAAGCTGATTCGCCGCGAGACAGAGGAGTACATCTGCCCCGAGTCTCTCCTGTGGTCTTGGCCCGGCACCCATTTCCTTGCCGGTTCGACAAATCGTCTCGACCACTTCGACGTGTCGAGAACCGGTTCTGATGGCCCTGTCTTGACAATCCCCACAATCCCCTCCAAGCGGCACCTTCTcaagggcggcggtgttggtATGAAGGGAATGGTCTCTACCCTGTCAAGCCAGCGCCCAGATGAGTCCGGCGCTTCCATCGTGGCGGCAGGCACTTGGTCTCGCTGGATGGGTCTCTACGACGTGACGCGCACGAACAAGCCCGTGGCGAATTGGAGCATTCATGGCGTTACCAAGGCTCACTTCGGCCGAGACGTTGGCGGCAACGGCATTGTTCAAACCATCTGGAGTCCATGTGGCCGATATCTGGCCATCAACGAGCGCCAGGCAAGCGGAATCCTTGTCTACGATGTTCGTGGGACGGGCCAGCCTCTGAACCTGCTCGTTGGCAGGACCGCGACCACACAGCAAAGGTTAACGTGTGATGTATTTCCGGGAAGCGGGGACTACGGTGGCTTCGAGCTCTGGGCCGGCACAGAACAGGGAAATGTTCTCGTTTATGAAGACGTTGGCGCCATGGATGGCGTCCTTGACAAGTCATGGGACTGGGCCGCCCACACATCACCCGTTGGAAGCGCTGCTGTTCACCCCaccggctccgtcgtcgccactTGCTCTGGCGCGTGGACCAGCTATGCGGATCGCGAACTGGACAGTGAGGTTGGTTCTACGGACGACAACGGCCAACCGCGCTTGGCTTCGACATGCATCACCCCTGATTCCGCCCTCAAAGTCTGGACATTGTCGTCGAATactacagaacccgtggcTCAGGACAACCCCGAAGCCGTACAATGACAACTGTCGGCTAGCTATGACTCTCCGAGTACCATTTTACTGCCGTCTGTGCCCAAACGAAAAGCGTCCACACCTCCCCATTCGACAAGAACCGACTATGAAGGCTTTGCTAAGGCAGAGGTTCATCTTGCCCAGGCTTGGACATGAGCTGCCCGCATACTTGCTTCTTCACATCATCCTCATGCAGGCAGTTGACACATGGATGACGGGCCTCGGGTCAAGGTTACCCAGGCTCTTGGCACTCAAGTCTATCGCCAACAAAGTTTCGCGTGGCATGTAGCCAAGATCTACGAATAGCTTGGGAGAGCAGCTGTTCTGCACGGGAGGCTGCAGTCGCTGACGCAACCTGATGTCGATTGCGAGGATCCCATCCTCTTGCTGCCCGCTTGCATCGCGTGCTGCAGCCTCGGCCTTCCCAACAATCGACTGGGGCAAGGAAATCTCCTTCAGGCCGTCTGGGCCATGTTGTTTCTGCAGAATACTCAGCCACACGGCCCGGATATTGCCTGGTAAATCAGATGGAAGTTGAACCAGTGGGCGTTAGATGTCGAAACTGGCTCATGCCGTGCTGCAAAGAGTCAAGACAACCGAGGTACTTCCCGCGGCTCCGACTTGAGACTGATCAAGGATTGACAGGCGCGCCATCTGCCTCGCATACCCAAGCTCATGCTAGCGAATTCTGCCAAGAGGCCGAACGGGCTTCACTCATTTATCGTCGCATTCCTCTTTATACAACGTCTCTTCAGCCGAACGGCGGGTATCAGCGCGACACTTCCTACTTCAGCGGACCACATGTCGTCACCGCCGACTGACGGCTGGCCGACGGGAGAGGCTGAGCGGCTTGCGACTTCGGCATACTTTTGCATGTCACCATCACCACGTCGTTTAGCAATCCGAGTTGGTATCCCGTTTCCAACATGGCTTGACACGGACCCCCGGACACGCCCTCAAACACGTTCTCCAGCCAGCGTGCGGGCCTGGAACAGCGCCACGACCAAGC
Protein-coding sequences here:
- a CDS encoding Putative WD40/YVTN repeat-like-containing domain superfamily, whose amino-acid sequence is MHSSETKDADPVLLHETSSSPPKDPSAPSLDLVATTEIAADDPVNLPRPTNFFRQVQWTADGTTLVASTSDNCLSAYVLPADLLSPTGRPRLLTPHGQLQLPEPFYSAALSPYFSLSEPQTQLALLACKDHPLQLYHVFPESRSSPPLCSYKLIRRETEEYICPESLLWSWPGTHFLAGSTNRLDHFDVSRTGSDGPVLTIPTIPSKRHLLKGGGVGMKGMVSTLSSQRPDESGASIVAAGTWSRWMGLYDVTRTNKPVANWSIHGVTKAHFGRDVGGNGIVQTIWSPCGRYLAINERQASGILVYDVRGTGQPLNLLVGRTATTQQRLTCDVFPGSGDYGGFELWAGTEQGNVLVYEDVGAMDGVLDKSWDWAAHTSPVGSAAVHPTGSVVATCSGAWTSYADRELDSEVGSTDDNGQPRLASTCITPDSALKVWTLSSNTTEPVAQDNPEAVQ